One Turneriella parva DSM 21527 genomic region harbors:
- a CDS encoding phytoene desaturase family protein — translation MTADAVVIGSGPNGLAAAIRLAEAGVSVHVIEAADEIGGGTRTAELTLKGYQHDVCSSVHPMGVVSPFFKSLPLERHGLKFIYPEASVAHPLDNGGVALLLPGVRDTAERLGIDARKYKNLVEPFVAAADALFADALHPTGFPRHPLLMARFGLKAIRSAEALWKCFKTDEARALIAGCAAHSILPLDKPITAAVALIFLIAGHVKPWPIAAGGSQAITNALASYLRSLGGTIETGRRITGPKDLPEARAYLFDTSPNLLASGFLGVLPQGYVNRLNKFRYGPGVFKVDYALSQSIPWTNRECLKASTVHLGGRCEEIAASEAEIWQGRDPQKPFVLLTQQSEFDGSRAPKGKHTLWAYCHVPNGSRADLAETIENQIERFAPGFKKTILKRHAMHTADFEAYNANYVGGAITGGVADLWQFVTRPVARLNPYTTPNPKIFLCSASTPPGGGVHGMCGFHAANAALSRLAKLPRSPLAIL, via the coding sequence GTGACGGCAGACGCAGTCGTCATCGGTTCGGGGCCGAACGGCCTTGCGGCTGCCATACGCCTTGCTGAAGCGGGCGTCTCTGTGCACGTGATCGAAGCTGCCGATGAAATTGGGGGCGGCACACGCACAGCCGAACTGACGCTCAAGGGCTACCAGCACGACGTGTGCTCTTCGGTGCATCCGATGGGGGTCGTTTCGCCCTTTTTCAAGAGCCTGCCGCTCGAAAGGCATGGGCTGAAGTTCATCTACCCCGAAGCGTCGGTTGCACACCCGCTCGATAACGGCGGCGTTGCGCTGCTGCTGCCAGGTGTCAGAGACACGGCCGAGCGACTCGGTATCGATGCGCGCAAATACAAGAACCTGGTCGAACCTTTTGTCGCAGCGGCAGATGCCCTGTTTGCCGATGCGCTGCACCCGACCGGGTTTCCCAGACACCCGCTCTTGATGGCGCGCTTTGGCTTAAAAGCCATACGCAGCGCCGAAGCCCTCTGGAAATGCTTCAAGACCGATGAAGCACGTGCGCTCATCGCGGGCTGCGCCGCTCATTCAATTCTGCCGCTGGATAAGCCGATCACAGCCGCAGTCGCGCTCATTTTTCTCATCGCCGGCCACGTCAAACCATGGCCGATTGCCGCAGGTGGCTCGCAGGCAATTACGAATGCACTCGCTTCGTATCTGAGATCACTCGGCGGCACTATCGAAACGGGGCGCCGCATTACGGGGCCGAAAGATTTGCCCGAAGCGCGGGCATATCTGTTCGATACAAGCCCGAACCTTCTGGCAAGCGGCTTTTTAGGCGTTTTGCCGCAGGGTTACGTCAATCGGCTGAATAAGTTTCGTTACGGGCCGGGTGTGTTTAAAGTCGACTATGCGCTGTCACAGTCGATACCCTGGACAAACAGAGAGTGTCTGAAAGCTTCGACCGTGCACCTCGGTGGTCGATGCGAAGAGATTGCGGCCAGCGAAGCCGAAATCTGGCAGGGTAGAGATCCTCAAAAACCTTTTGTGCTTTTAACTCAACAGAGTGAATTCGACGGTTCGCGTGCCCCGAAGGGCAAGCACACTCTGTGGGCGTATTGCCATGTGCCGAACGGTTCGCGCGCCGATTTGGCAGAAACGATTGAAAACCAGATTGAGCGCTTTGCCCCTGGCTTCAAGAAGACGATTCTGAAACGGCATGCAATGCACACCGCAGATTTCGAGGCGTATAATGCCAACTATGTCGGTGGGGCGATTACGGGGGGGGTCGCCGATTTATGGCAATTTGTGACGCGGCCGGTCGCGCGACTCAACCCCTACACGACGCCGAACCCCAAAATTTTTCTCTGTTCGGCATCGACACCACCGGGTGGTGGCGTGCACGGCATGTGCGGCTTTCACGCTGCGAATGCCGCACTCTCGCGACTCGCAAAACTGCCGCGCTCACCACTGGCGATACTTTGA
- a CDS encoding PIN domain-containing protein, whose protein sequence is MNVVVDTCIWVDYFAGRDAALCEAVDRLLEHGLVLMTPVIAAELVSGARKNDQNVRLKAFLGDLSLADSSLSHWFRVGDLRARLQTEGITVSTPDAHIAQVALDQKARLFTHDKIFAKIAKACNLRLFDDF, encoded by the coding sequence GTGAACGTCGTCGTTGATACCTGCATCTGGGTCGACTATTTTGCCGGCAGAGATGCTGCGTTATGTGAAGCGGTAGACCGGCTGCTCGAACATGGCCTTGTGCTGATGACGCCCGTGATTGCGGCCGAGCTTGTCAGCGGTGCGCGTAAGAACGATCAGAATGTGAGGCTCAAGGCATTCTTGGGTGACCTATCCCTCGCTGACTCATCTCTCAGTCATTGGTTTCGCGTCGGCGATTTGCGCGCGCGATTGCAAACCGAAGGCATCACCGTCTCAACACCCGATGCGCATATTGCGCAGGTCGCACTCGATCAAAAGGCCCGGTTGTTTACACACGACAAGATTTTTGCGAAGATTGCAAAAGCCTGTAATCTTCGCCTTTTCGACGATTTCTGA
- a CDS encoding ABC-F family ATP-binding cassette domain-containing protein — protein sequence MHAQNWGQSVNYLSAEKLTKVYGAKTLFQDISFGLDAGEKKALIARNGAGKSTLMQILVGRETPDKGRVVLRNGIRLSYLDQSDELDPNMTIAETVFDVRKSVMRVIARYDEAMRTGKGIDAAIAEVESANAWDYERKITGIFTRLGIRDTAARVGSLSGGERKRVALAHALIDEAEILILDEPTNHLDLDMIEWLESYLQREKITLLLVTHDRYFLETVCDEILELDNGQLYSYKGNYSYFLEKKAEREEAEAIAIEKAQNKMRRELEWIRKQPKARTTKAKYRVDAFEAVKAAATQQKKEELQALVLEMNRVGGKILEITALSKSFGGRKLIHNFEYKFVRGDRIGIIGRNGAGKSTFLNLITGLEKPDSGKVDIGLSTVFGYYRQTGGNFPEGMTILEAVRNVAEAVTLAKGKVLTAAQLLEQFLFPPSTHRQQAATLSGGEKRRLYLLTILMQNPNFLILDEPTNDLDIATINVLEDYLLAFQGCLLIVSHDRYFMDKLTTHLFVLDNDFRPGEEGEVKDFNGNYSMYLAEKEALDREKTAEKKAKEPRERSRTAKPPQLTFAETKERDALEKEIPLLEARLAEASATLAAPGLPFEKTAELGRLIEEIGRQIEAKTARFLELLEKAG from the coding sequence ATGCATGCGCAAAACTGGGGTCAATCGGTGAACTATCTCTCTGCAGAAAAACTCACCAAGGTTTATGGCGCCAAAACACTATTTCAGGATATTTCATTCGGGCTCGATGCGGGTGAAAAAAAAGCGCTGATTGCGCGCAACGGCGCGGGAAAGTCGACACTGATGCAGATTCTGGTCGGTCGAGAGACACCCGATAAGGGGCGAGTGGTTTTGCGCAACGGTATCAGGCTTTCGTATCTCGATCAATCCGACGAACTAGACCCGAATATGACGATTGCCGAGACCGTCTTTGATGTACGCAAGAGCGTCATGCGTGTGATAGCGCGCTATGACGAGGCGATGCGCACGGGCAAAGGCATCGATGCGGCGATTGCTGAAGTCGAAAGCGCCAATGCATGGGATTACGAACGTAAGATCACCGGTATTTTTACCAGGCTCGGCATTCGCGACACTGCGGCCAGGGTCGGGTCACTTTCTGGCGGTGAGCGCAAGCGGGTGGCGCTCGCGCATGCACTCATCGACGAAGCTGAAATTTTGATACTCGACGAGCCGACGAACCACCTCGACCTGGACATGATCGAGTGGCTTGAGAGCTATCTGCAGCGCGAAAAAATCACACTCTTGCTCGTCACGCACGACCGCTACTTTCTGGAAACCGTCTGCGATGAAATTCTTGAACTCGATAACGGCCAGCTCTACAGCTATAAGGGCAATTACTCTTATTTTCTGGAGAAAAAAGCTGAACGCGAAGAGGCAGAAGCGATCGCGATAGAAAAGGCGCAGAATAAAATGCGCCGTGAACTCGAATGGATTCGCAAGCAGCCGAAGGCGCGCACGACGAAAGCAAAGTACCGCGTCGATGCTTTCGAGGCTGTGAAGGCAGCCGCGACCCAGCAGAAAAAAGAAGAGCTGCAGGCTCTCGTGCTCGAGATGAACCGCGTCGGCGGCAAGATTCTCGAGATTACCGCGCTCAGCAAATCGTTTGGTGGCCGCAAGCTCATACACAACTTCGAATACAAATTCGTACGCGGCGACCGCATCGGCATCATCGGCCGCAACGGCGCCGGCAAATCGACTTTTCTGAACCTCATCACTGGCCTCGAAAAGCCCGATTCAGGCAAGGTGGATATAGGCCTCTCCACAGTCTTTGGCTATTACCGGCAAACTGGCGGCAATTTTCCCGAAGGCATGACCATTCTCGAAGCCGTGCGCAATGTTGCAGAGGCTGTTACGCTGGCGAAGGGAAAAGTTCTCACCGCGGCGCAGTTGCTCGAGCAGTTTCTGTTTCCCCCATCGACGCACAGGCAGCAGGCTGCGACCTTGTCTGGCGGCGAAAAGCGCCGGCTCTATCTGCTGACGATCTTGATGCAGAACCCGAATTTTCTGATTCTCGATGAACCGACAAACGACCTCGACATCGCGACGATCAACGTGCTCGAAGATTACTTGCTGGCCTTTCAGGGTTGTTTACTCATTGTCTCGCACGACCGCTACTTTATGGATAAGCTGACGACTCACCTTTTCGTGCTCGATAACGATTTTCGTCCAGGGGAAGAGGGTGAAGTCAAAGATTTCAACGGGAATTATTCGATGTACCTGGCTGAAAAAGAAGCCTTAGACCGCGAGAAAACGGCTGAGAAAAAAGCGAAAGAGCCGCGCGAGCGCAGCCGCACGGCCAAACCGCCGCAACTCACGTTTGCTGAAACCAAAGAGCGCGATGCCCTCGAAAAAGAAATTCCATTGCTTGAAGCGCGGCTTGCTGAGGCTTCTGCTACGCTGGCCGCTCCGGGCCTTCCATTCGAAAAGACGGCTGAACTCGGTCGGCTAATCGAAGAAATCGGGCGGCAGATTGAGGCCAAAACAGCGCGCTTTCTTGAGCTACTCGAAAAAGCGGGCTAA
- a CDS encoding TldD/PmbA family protein: MNQTVAEDILSAALSQGADFADLYEEETRNAAVSLRDHKIENATAGIEYGIGLRLIYGTDVVYGYTSSDSKDALSKLLAALVAARAATARLPGNARAALKPIHQAPAIQNILRRPADAGQAAKLPLLMRADKQGYAVSPLVQQVSASLVDSTKHIQIANSEGLFISDSRTRTRFSVSVTAEKAGERFVAGESPGALQGFEFFDNLDIESLTREAAERAVRMLDAGYIEGKKMPIILGPGFGGVIFHEACGHPLETEALRKKATPFAGKQGQLIAHPAVTAIDDGTIFGSWGSVAIDDEGMPTEKTVLIENGILKNYISDRVGSIECNVRRTGSARRESYQYAPVSRMRNTYIAAGSSSLAEMLAGIDDGLYAPKLGGGSVNPATGEFNFAVEEGYRIRSGKIAEGVRGATLIGKGHEILPLISMVGSDLEITAGMCGASSGSVPVTVGQPTLKVDEILVGGR, encoded by the coding sequence ATGAATCAAACAGTCGCCGAAGATATTCTCTCAGCTGCGCTCAGCCAGGGCGCCGACTTCGCCGACCTGTACGAAGAAGAGACGCGCAACGCAGCGGTGAGCCTGCGCGACCACAAGATTGAAAACGCAACCGCGGGCATCGAATACGGCATCGGCCTGCGCCTCATCTATGGCACAGACGTCGTTTATGGCTATACGAGCAGCGATTCGAAAGATGCTCTGAGTAAGCTTCTGGCAGCGCTGGTTGCAGCCCGCGCGGCAACTGCGCGACTCCCGGGCAACGCCAGGGCGGCTTTGAAGCCCATTCATCAAGCCCCGGCGATACAGAATATTCTGCGCCGTCCCGCTGACGCCGGGCAAGCAGCAAAGCTGCCTTTGCTCATGCGCGCCGACAAACAAGGTTATGCCGTGTCTCCGCTGGTGCAGCAGGTTTCTGCCTCGCTCGTAGATTCGACAAAGCATATTCAAATTGCGAACAGCGAGGGTCTTTTTATCTCTGATTCGCGCACCCGCACACGCTTTTCGGTCTCAGTCACGGCAGAAAAAGCCGGTGAGCGGTTTGTCGCCGGTGAGTCACCGGGCGCGCTGCAGGGCTTTGAATTTTTCGACAACCTCGACATCGAATCGCTGACCCGGGAGGCGGCAGAACGCGCGGTGCGCATGCTCGACGCCGGTTATATTGAGGGCAAGAAGATGCCGATCATTCTCGGCCCCGGCTTTGGCGGAGTCATCTTTCACGAAGCCTGTGGCCACCCGCTGGAGACCGAAGCGCTGCGCAAAAAGGCGACGCCGTTTGCCGGCAAACAGGGCCAACTCATCGCGCACCCGGCGGTCACAGCGATCGACGACGGCACCATTTTCGGCAGCTGGGGTTCGGTGGCCATCGATGACGAAGGCATGCCGACTGAGAAGACAGTTCTGATTGAAAACGGCATCTTGAAGAACTATATCTCTGATCGTGTGGGGTCGATAGAATGCAATGTACGGCGCACGGGTTCGGCGCGCCGTGAATCTTACCAGTACGCGCCGGTATCGCGCATGCGCAATACCTACATCGCCGCCGGTTCGAGTTCACTCGCCGAAATGCTTGCAGGCATCGACGACGGCCTCTATGCACCCAAACTCGGCGGTGGTTCAGTCAACCCGGCGACGGGTGAGTTCAATTTTGCTGTCGAAGAGGGTTACCGCATTCGCAGCGGTAAAATCGCCGAAGGCGTGCGCGGCGCAACTCTCATCGGCAAAGGCCATGAAATTCTGCCGCTGATCTCGATGGTCGGCTCAGACCTGGAGATCACCGCCGGCATGTGCGGCGCGTCGTCGGGCAGCGTACCCGTGACCGTCGGCCAACCGACCCTGAAGGTCGATGAGATACTTGTGGGGGGTAGATGA